Proteins found in one Geomonas subterranea genomic segment:
- a CDS encoding surface-adhesin E family protein, translating to MKILMILALVLIASTSFAGEKKKAAKEAPNSRSLQEKWDADASLLKLDCNDSMCAYGVKGSAQIVDADSNIRSAWVAFLYTDEGRKGLSGALKGSYYSKEKWNINCNDATMNVSSVNYYDAKGSPVSSYGNDERWSDIVPGSFGETVAAIVCTLEDDGDEQDNSGAVPGESPPQEGTPL from the coding sequence ATGAAGATATTGATGATCCTGGCGCTGGTTCTCATCGCGTCGACCTCGTTCGCCGGGGAGAAGAAAAAGGCGGCCAAGGAGGCGCCGAACTCGCGATCGCTGCAGGAGAAGTGGGATGCGGACGCCTCGCTGCTGAAGCTCGACTGCAACGACAGCATGTGCGCCTACGGCGTCAAGGGGTCCGCGCAGATCGTCGACGCCGACAGCAACATCCGCTCGGCGTGGGTCGCCTTTCTCTATACCGACGAGGGGCGCAAGGGGCTGTCGGGTGCGCTGAAAGGGAGCTATTACAGCAAGGAAAAGTGGAATATCAACTGCAACGACGCGACCATGAACGTCTCCTCGGTGAACTACTACGACGCCAAGGGGAGTCCGGTCAGCTCCTACGGCAACGACGAGCGGTGGAGCGACATCGTCCCCGGCAGCTTCGGCGAGACCGTCGCCGCCATAGTCTGCACCCTGGAGGATGACGGGGACGAGCAGGACAATTCCGGCGCAGTGCCGGGAGAGTCGCCCCCCCAGGAAGGCACCCCCTTGTAA
- a CDS encoding toxin HicA: MASVVDIIERLRRAPEAVRFAELCRVCEHYFGEPRRRGGSHQVYKTPWTGDPRVNIQNSNGYAKAYQVKQVLKAIERLEVERGRTDR; this comes from the coding sequence ATGGCCAGCGTAGTGGACATCATCGAAAGGCTTCGACGCGCGCCCGAAGCCGTGCGTTTCGCGGAGCTTTGCAGAGTCTGCGAGCACTACTTCGGGGAACCCCGCAGGAGAGGGGGGAGCCACCAGGTCTACAAGACCCCGTGGACCGGCGACCCGCGGGTGAACATCCAGAATTCCAACGGGTACGCGAAGGCGTACCAGGTGAAGCAGGTGCTGAAGGCGATTGAGCGGTTGGAGGTGGAACGTGGCAGAACTGACCGATAA
- a CDS encoding PAS domain S-box protein has product MKKLTLTTKMSLMVSLLVALVLSLMTLCAAWFLEKQYQDTVSEQQFSMVSSMAGEIDSKMRQTQLQLVALADSIPHRLFTSPLLAQRFLEQRPEALALFDSDIFIFDATGKLLAVNPPEKQLIGRDYSFRDYYREAARDKKPVISDPFISTQAHGHPTVAFVVPVLDGRGDILGMIGGMIDLYKDNYLGKLSHARIGENGYLYLFNTRRIIIAHPDQQRILKHDLPPGGNPLLDRALAGFEGAGETVTSRGLPAVAAFKRLKSTGWILASTFPLTEAYAPVREAKVLLAAGLVAALAGSVLVCLLFMRRLTAPLSTFIRHVEGISDGDQELEPVAIRTGDEIGTLARAFNRMILELRRQKESARELRLAIDQAPVTVMVTDRNGTIEYVNPHFTKVTGYSAEEALGGTPRLVKSGWHRRAFYAEMWQTVLSGRVWRGEMRNKRKNGDLYWESASISPVKDDSGTIKNLVAVKEDITERKRAEEALIRSDERIRLLLESTAEAIFGMDLLGNCTFANRACATLLGYAGTEELLGKNMHLLIHHTAVDGSPNPVQQCPLYRVLRGEQGVHNDDQIFWRADGTSFAVEYWSYPQLSNGELVGGVVTFFDITERKRAEEELLRATEAAEAATRAKSEFLANMSHEIRTPMNAALGMLYLLRQTELTEQQKEYLDKAQSASGVLLRVINDILDFSKIEAGKMQVEQIPFRVEKVLSDLRDVVSAILRDKEVEFVVNKAGDIPELLVGDPLRLGQVLLNLTGNAIKFTEKGKVEVDVALLALEEGCATLRFSVTDTGIGMGAKQREGVFKPFTQADTSTTRRYGGTGLGLAICQELVQLMGGRIWVESEPGRGSTFSFVARFGRLEPGQAAPPELPAHDSPPEGLAGVRVLLVEDNTMNQEVARFILERGGVRVDVARDGAEALSMVHADGARYHAVLMDVHMPVMDGLEATRRMRLDPALERLPIIAMTASALPGERILCREAGMNDQVDKPINVPGLFATLSRWVGPLHGAAGAPPEPAGEGEDVPLPDHLPGLDLKRAKSVLQENRLLKKLLLTFLKENEGLVQRIAAAAGKGDLKAARQMIHTVKGSAGNVGAIWLGSAAASLEIALRGDDAMVVHETLERFAEKLAEVLGSIRVLRQGWTGRGGAEPGTAAGLSCEDPPRAVALAGILASLLESQNMNALPVWEEMRSLLAGDIVERLDLTLQGLDFADAGAVLQEIIQELENA; this is encoded by the coding sequence ATGAAGAAATTGACCCTGACAACGAAGATGAGCCTCATGGTGTCCCTTTTGGTGGCGCTGGTGCTCTCGTTGATGACGCTGTGCGCGGCGTGGTTCCTCGAAAAGCAGTACCAGGATACCGTGTCGGAGCAGCAGTTCTCCATGGTCAGCTCCATGGCCGGGGAGATCGACAGCAAGATGCGTCAGACCCAGCTCCAGCTCGTGGCCCTCGCCGACAGCATCCCGCACCGGCTCTTCACCAGCCCCCTGCTGGCCCAGCGCTTCCTGGAACAGCGCCCCGAGGCACTGGCGCTCTTCGACAGCGACATCTTCATCTTCGACGCCACGGGAAAGCTCCTCGCGGTCAATCCCCCGGAAAAGCAGCTGATCGGCAGGGATTACTCCTTCCGCGACTATTACCGGGAGGCGGCCCGCGACAAGAAGCCCGTCATTTCCGACCCTTTCATCTCAACCCAGGCCCACGGTCACCCAACGGTCGCCTTCGTGGTCCCGGTGCTGGACGGGCGGGGCGACATCCTCGGGATGATCGGCGGCATGATCGACCTGTACAAGGACAACTACCTGGGCAAGCTCTCCCACGCCCGGATAGGGGAGAACGGCTACCTCTACCTGTTCAACACGCGGCGCATCATCATCGCCCACCCGGACCAGCAACGCATCCTGAAGCACGATCTCCCGCCGGGGGGAAATCCCCTGCTGGACCGTGCCCTGGCCGGTTTCGAGGGGGCCGGCGAGACGGTCACCTCGCGCGGGTTGCCTGCGGTGGCCGCCTTCAAGCGCCTCAAGAGCACGGGGTGGATCCTCGCCTCGACCTTCCCGCTCACCGAGGCCTACGCGCCGGTGCGGGAGGCCAAGGTGCTGCTGGCGGCCGGGCTGGTGGCGGCGCTGGCGGGGAGCGTGCTGGTCTGCCTCTTGTTCATGAGGCGGCTGACGGCACCCCTTTCGACCTTCATCCGCCACGTGGAGGGGATCAGCGACGGGGACCAGGAGCTGGAGCCGGTGGCGATACGGACCGGCGACGAGATCGGCACGCTGGCCCGCGCCTTCAACCGCATGATCCTGGAGCTGCGCCGGCAAAAGGAATCGGCGCGCGAACTGCGCCTCGCCATCGACCAGGCGCCGGTGACGGTCATGGTCACCGACCGCAACGGCACCATAGAGTACGTGAATCCCCATTTCACCAAGGTGACCGGCTACAGCGCGGAGGAGGCGCTGGGGGGGACTCCGAGGCTGGTCAAATCGGGATGGCACCGGCGGGCGTTCTACGCGGAGATGTGGCAGACGGTCCTTTCCGGGCGGGTGTGGCGCGGCGAGATGCGCAACAAGCGTAAAAACGGCGACCTGTACTGGGAGAGCGCCTCGATCTCCCCGGTCAAGGACGACAGCGGGACCATCAAGAACCTTGTGGCGGTCAAGGAGGACATCACCGAGAGAAAGCGGGCCGAGGAGGCGCTGATCAGAAGCGACGAGCGGATCCGGCTCCTGCTGGAATCGACGGCGGAGGCGATCTTCGGGATGGACCTCCTCGGAAACTGCACCTTCGCCAACCGCGCCTGCGCCACCCTCCTCGGCTATGCCGGAACGGAGGAGCTGCTGGGCAAGAACATGCACCTGCTCATCCATCACACCGCCGTCGACGGCTCTCCCAACCCGGTGCAGCAATGTCCGCTCTACCGTGTGCTGCGCGGGGAGCAGGGGGTGCACAACGACGACCAGATCTTCTGGCGCGCGGACGGGACCAGCTTCGCCGTCGAGTACTGGTCCTATCCGCAGCTGAGCAACGGGGAACTGGTGGGGGGGGTGGTCACCTTCTTCGACATCACCGAGCGGAAGCGGGCCGAGGAGGAACTGCTCCGCGCGACCGAGGCCGCCGAGGCGGCGACGCGGGCCAAGAGCGAGTTTCTCGCCAACATGAGCCACGAGATCCGCACCCCGATGAACGCGGCCCTGGGGATGCTCTACCTCTTGCGGCAGACGGAGCTCACCGAACAGCAGAAGGAATACCTGGACAAGGCGCAGAGCGCCTCGGGGGTGCTGCTCCGGGTGATCAACGACATCCTCGATTTCTCCAAGATAGAGGCCGGGAAAATGCAGGTGGAGCAGATCCCGTTCCGGGTGGAGAAGGTGCTCTCCGACCTGCGGGACGTGGTGAGCGCCATCCTGCGGGACAAGGAGGTCGAGTTCGTCGTCAATAAAGCCGGCGACATTCCGGAGCTTTTGGTCGGGGACCCCCTCCGGCTGGGGCAGGTGCTGCTCAACCTGACCGGCAACGCCATCAAGTTCACCGAAAAGGGGAAGGTCGAGGTGGACGTGGCGCTGCTGGCACTCGAGGAGGGATGCGCCACCCTGCGCTTTTCCGTCACCGACACCGGCATAGGAATGGGGGCGAAGCAGCGGGAAGGGGTGTTCAAGCCCTTCACCCAGGCCGACACCTCCACCACCCGCAGGTACGGCGGGACCGGGCTGGGGCTCGCCATCTGCCAGGAACTGGTGCAGCTCATGGGGGGGCGGATCTGGGTGGAGAGCGAGCCGGGGCGCGGCAGCACCTTCAGCTTCGTGGCGCGCTTCGGACGGCTGGAGCCGGGGCAGGCGGCACCTCCGGAGCTCCCGGCGCACGATTCCCCCCCGGAGGGGCTCGCGGGGGTGCGCGTGCTCCTCGTGGAGGACAACACGATGAACCAGGAGGTGGCCCGCTTCATCCTCGAGCGCGGCGGTGTGAGGGTCGACGTCGCTCGGGACGGCGCGGAGGCGCTCTCCATGGTGCACGCCGACGGGGCCCGGTACCATGCCGTGCTCATGGACGTGCACATGCCGGTGATGGACGGCCTGGAGGCGACCCGGCGCATGCGGCTCGACCCCGCCCTGGAGCGGCTCCCCATCATCGCCATGACCGCCAGCGCGCTCCCCGGCGAGCGGATCCTCTGCCGGGAGGCCGGCATGAACGACCAGGTGGACAAGCCGATCAACGTCCCCGGGCTCTTCGCCACCCTGAGCCGCTGGGTCGGTCCGCTCCACGGTGCCGCCGGGGCGCCCCCCGAACCGGCGGGGGAGGGGGAGGACGTGCCGCTTCCCGACCACCTGCCGGGGCTCGACCTGAAGCGGGCGAAGTCCGTGCTCCAGGAGAACAGGCTCCTCAAAAAGCTGCTGCTCACTTTCCTGAAGGAAAACGAGGGGCTCGTGCAGCGGATCGCCGCTGCGGCCGGAAAGGGCGACCTCAAGGCGGCACGTCAGATGATCCACACGGTGAAGGGAAGCGCGGGTAACGTGGGGGCCATCTGGCTCGGGAGCGCCGCGGCTTCACTGGAGATCGCCCTGCGGGGAGACGACGCCATGGTGGTGCATGAGACCCTGGAGCGCTTCGCGGAGAAGCTCGCCGAGGTGCTCGGTTCCATCCGGGTGCTGCGGCAGGGGTGGACCGGGCGCGGCGGCGCGGAACCGGGGACGGCGGCCGGGCTCAGCTGCGAGGATCCCCCCCGCGCGGTGGCCCTGGCCGGGATTCTCGCCAGCCTGCTCGAGAGCCAGAACATGAACGCGCTCCCGGTATGGGAGGAGATGCGTTCCCTGCTGGCGGGCGACATCGTGGAGCGCCTGGACCTCACGCTGCAGGGGCTTGATTTCGCCGATGCCGGCGCGGTATTGCAGGAAATCATTCAGGAACTGGAGAACGCATGA
- a CDS encoding cob(I)yrinic acid a,c-diamide adenosyltransferase — MNKEGSPPVRIHRLEPKLKKGLTVVITGHGKGKTTSALGMALRACGHGMKVCIIQFMKGDLYAGEWDGVKLLGDQVELHTTGKGFCGILGNPYPRSEHRANAQDAVRLSLEKIGSGAFDMVILDEINNALQLQLIDLEQLLEILARKPPLMHLVLTGRDAHPLVVELADTVSEVVEVKHAYRKEIEPQPGVDY; from the coding sequence ATGAATAAAGAGGGAAGCCCGCCGGTGCGGATACACAGGCTGGAACCGAAGCTGAAAAAGGGACTGACCGTGGTCATCACCGGTCACGGCAAGGGGAAGACCACCTCGGCGCTGGGGATGGCGCTGCGCGCCTGCGGGCACGGCATGAAGGTCTGCATCATCCAGTTCATGAAGGGGGACCTGTACGCGGGGGAGTGGGACGGGGTGAAGCTTCTGGGCGACCAGGTGGAACTGCACACCACCGGCAAGGGGTTCTGCGGCATCCTGGGCAACCCCTACCCGAGGAGCGAGCACCGGGCCAACGCGCAGGACGCCGTGCGGCTCTCCCTGGAGAAGATCGGCTCGGGCGCCTTCGACATGGTGATCCTCGACGAGATCAACAACGCCCTGCAACTGCAGCTGATCGACCTGGAACAGCTCCTCGAGATCCTGGCGCGCAAGCCGCCGCTCATGCATCTCGTGCTCACCGGGCGGGACGCGCACCCGCTGGTGGTGGAACTGGCCGACACCGTGAGCGAGGTGGTCGAGGTGAAGCACGCCTACCGCAAGGAGATCGAGCCGCAGCCGGGGGTCGACTACTGA
- a CDS encoding 4Fe-4S binding protein: MSRPRPATAARAAARAPPSARWTPSRWTPTRGRPPSLTLPLRGRGCPTYSSSPGRGGREGGGRKARAATDFCLGCGICARVCPAGAVRLEPRARRILTPVNTAHRLVLMAIERGKLQNLIFDNQAYLSHRAMAAILGAILRMPPVKRLMASEQLKSRYLGRLLENVEVDRFSGCD, encoded by the coding sequence TTGTCCAGACCACGGCCAGCCACCGCTGCACGGGCTGCGGCACGTGCGCCGCCATCTGCCCGGTGGACGCCATCACGATGGACACCGACGAGGGGCCGTCCCCCCTCCCTGACCCTCCCCCTCCGGGGGCGGGGATGTCCGACCTACAGCTCCTCCCCCGGAAGGGGAGGTCGGGAGGGGGGCGGACGCAAGGCGCGGGCCGCCACAGATTTCTGCCTGGGGTGCGGGATCTGCGCGCGGGTCTGTCCCGCCGGGGCCGTGCGCCTGGAACCCCGCGCGAGGCGCATCCTGACGCCGGTGAACACGGCCCATCGCCTGGTGCTCATGGCGATCGAGCGCGGCAAGCTGCAAAACCTCATCTTCGACAACCAGGCCTACCTGAGCCACCGCGCCATGGCGGCGATACTCGGGGCCATACTCAGGATGCCCCCCGTCAAGAGGCTCATGGCCAGCGAACAGCTGAAGTCCCGCTACCTGGGGCGCCTGCTGGAGAACGTGGAGGTGGACCGCTTCTCGGGGTGCGACTGA
- a CDS encoding FKBP-type peptidyl-prolyl cis-trans isomerase — MPTVKYGSTVQVHYTALRKNGAVVESTAGGDPLRVTVGLGRVMRGLEEALEGMSAGESKRVTVPPDKAYGRRDPSAVSRFSRESAPIGGSATEMQQEVVDQGTTDEFSFVSTDKGVSLDRNPQLAGEEIVLQIDVVEIEHT; from the coding sequence ATGCCAACGGTAAAGTACGGCAGTACGGTGCAGGTCCATTACACGGCGCTGCGCAAGAACGGGGCGGTGGTCGAATCGACGGCGGGAGGAGACCCGTTGCGGGTCACGGTGGGGTTGGGCAGGGTGATGCGGGGGCTGGAGGAGGCGCTGGAGGGGATGTCGGCGGGAGAATCGAAGCGGGTCACCGTGCCGCCGGACAAGGCCTACGGGCGCAGGGACCCCTCCGCCGTGTCCCGCTTCTCCCGCGAGTCCGCCCCCATCGGCGGGAGCGCGACCGAGATGCAGCAGGAGGTGGTGGACCAGGGGACCACGGATGAGTTCAGCTTCGTCAGCACCGACAAGGGGGTCAGCCTGGACCGCAACCCGCAACTGGCGGGTGAAGAGATCGTGCTGCAGATCGACGTGGTGGAAATAGAGCACACCTGA
- a CDS encoding LysE family translocator has translation MIDFLTAGFVLGCSAGFSPGPLLMLVISETLTHGTRSGVRVALSPIITDFPIIAATLLLLMNLSGYHGILGALSLAGGLFILYTGYHSLRARPVELELPKEPPKSLRKGVLTNFLSPHPYLFWITVGAPLLSRALKAGPAAFVAFIGSFYLCLIGAKIILAVAVGRSRAFMGSTVYLWIMRILGALLTFFALLLFREGLKLLGVG, from the coding sequence ATGATAGATTTTCTTACCGCAGGTTTTGTCCTTGGATGCTCGGCGGGGTTCTCGCCGGGGCCGCTTCTGATGCTGGTCATCTCCGAGACGCTCACCCACGGCACCCGCTCCGGGGTGCGGGTGGCGCTCTCCCCCATCATCACCGATTTCCCCATCATCGCCGCCACCCTGCTTCTGTTGATGAACCTCTCGGGGTATCACGGCATCCTCGGGGCCCTGTCGCTGGCGGGCGGCCTCTTCATCCTCTACACCGGCTACCACTCCCTGCGGGCACGGCCGGTCGAGCTGGAACTCCCCAAGGAGCCCCCGAAGTCGCTGCGCAAAGGCGTGCTCACCAACTTCCTCAGCCCGCACCCCTACCTGTTCTGGATCACCGTGGGGGCGCCCCTTTTGAGCCGGGCGCTCAAGGCCGGTCCCGCCGCCTTTGTCGCCTTCATCGGGAGCTTCTACCTCTGCCTCATCGGCGCCAAGATCATCCTCGCCGTCGCGGTGGGGAGATCGCGGGCCTTCATGGGGAGCACCGTTTACCTCTGGATCATGCGGATCCTCGGCGCGCTTTTGACTTTTTTCGCGCTGCTCTTGTTCCGGGAGGGGCTCAAGCTGTTGGGGGTAGGGTAG
- a CDS encoding type II toxin-antitoxin system HicB family antitoxin: protein MAELTDKYTYRITWSEDDEEFVGLCAEFPSLSWLDKSPEAALKGIRELVGDIIVDMSGAGEAVPEPIAARNFSGRFVVRVPPEVHRQLAIQAAEAGVSLNRLASAKLSH, encoded by the coding sequence GTGGCAGAACTGACCGATAAATATACTTACAGAATCACGTGGTCGGAGGACGATGAAGAATTCGTGGGACTGTGCGCCGAGTTCCCAAGCTTGAGCTGGCTTGATAAGAGCCCCGAAGCGGCACTCAAAGGCATACGTGAACTCGTCGGCGACATCATCGTCGACATGAGCGGCGCCGGAGAGGCCGTTCCCGAACCTATCGCGGCCAGAAACTTCAGCGGGAGATTCGTGGTGCGCGTCCCTCCCGAGGTGCACCGGCAACTGGCGATTCAGGCCGCAGAAGCGGGGGTGAGCCTGAACCGGCTGGCCAGCGCCAAGCTCAGTCATTAA
- a CDS encoding MFS transporter encodes MSPLTGISRAKVLLRALRSRNYRLFVAGQSVSLVGTWMQQVAMSWLVYRMTDSAVLLGVVGFTSQVPTFIFAPVAGVFADRCNRRRLLMLTQALAMVQAALLAASVMLGVVQVWHIVLLSLVLGVVNAFDIPVRQSFVVEMVTEREDLGNAIALNSSMVNAARLIGPTVAGLLVATVGEGICFLLNSASYLAVLLALAAMRIEPRPGREKPRRRIYHELKEGFIYAFGFGPIRSILLLVALMSLTGMPYTVLVPVFAKDILHGGAHTFGFLMTAAGCGALVGTIYLASRGTVLGLGKVIVLSTCLFSVGVAVFAISSSMALSLAALVVAGFGAMTLVASCNTILQTILEEDKRGRVMSFFTMAFMGMAPFGSLGAGAMTKVVGPRVTLVIGACCCLAGAFVFARNLPRIRQMVRPIYARMGIVKEVAQGMETAAEQPQLPKEKE; translated from the coding sequence ATGAGCCCCCTCACCGGCATATCCCGCGCAAAGGTGCTGCTTCGGGCGCTGCGCTCCCGCAATTACCGCCTTTTCGTGGCGGGGCAGAGCGTCTCGCTGGTCGGTACCTGGATGCAGCAGGTCGCCATGAGCTGGCTCGTGTACCGGATGACCGACTCCGCGGTGCTCCTGGGGGTGGTCGGCTTCACCAGCCAGGTCCCCACCTTCATCTTCGCGCCGGTGGCGGGGGTCTTCGCGGACCGCTGCAACCGGCGCCGGCTTTTGATGCTGACCCAGGCGCTGGCCATGGTCCAGGCGGCGCTTCTGGCTGCGTCGGTGATGCTGGGGGTGGTCCAGGTCTGGCACATCGTGCTGCTCAGCCTGGTTTTGGGGGTGGTGAACGCCTTCGACATACCGGTCCGCCAGTCCTTCGTGGTCGAGATGGTGACCGAGCGTGAAGATCTCGGCAACGCCATCGCCCTCAACTCATCCATGGTCAATGCCGCCCGCCTGATCGGCCCGACCGTCGCCGGTCTGCTGGTCGCCACGGTCGGGGAAGGGATCTGCTTTCTCTTGAACAGCGCCAGCTATCTGGCCGTCCTTCTCGCCCTGGCCGCCATGCGCATCGAGCCCCGCCCGGGGAGGGAAAAGCCCCGGCGCCGCATCTACCATGAGCTCAAGGAAGGTTTCATCTACGCCTTCGGCTTCGGGCCGATCCGCAGCATCCTGTTGCTGGTCGCGCTGATGAGCCTTACCGGAATGCCGTACACCGTGCTGGTCCCCGTTTTCGCCAAGGATATCCTGCACGGCGGCGCCCACACCTTCGGCTTTCTGATGACCGCCGCCGGATGCGGCGCCCTGGTCGGCACCATCTACCTTGCCTCCCGCGGCACCGTTTTGGGCCTCGGCAAGGTGATAGTCCTCTCCACCTGCCTGTTCTCCGTCGGGGTCGCCGTCTTCGCCATCTCGAGCAGCATGGCGCTTTCCCTCGCCGCCCTGGTCGTGGCGGGGTTTGGCGCCATGACCCTGGTGGCGTCCTGCAACACCATCCTGCAGACCATCCTGGAGGAGGACAAGCGGGGGAGGGTGATGAGTTTCTTCACCATGGCCTTCATGGGTATGGCCCCCTTCGGCAGCCTCGGAGCCGGTGCCATGACCAAGGTCGTCGGCCCGCGGGTAACCCTGGTCATCGGGGCCTGCTGCTGCCTTGCCGGAGCGTTTGTCTTTGCCAGGAACCTCCCCCGCATCAGGCAGATGGTCCGCCCCATCTACGCGCGGATGGGAATCGTGAAAGAGGTCGCCCAGGGGATGGAAACCGCGGCGGAGCAGCCGCAACTGCCCAAGGAGAAGGAGTGA
- a CDS encoding diguanylate cyclase, with amino-acid sequence MNPDRSEQGARPKILIVDDTAANIEVLYQILKAEYDILFAKSGTDGLRMAREQMPDLVLLDVMMPDMDGYEVCRVLKQEPETARIPVVFVTAMDNDEDETRGLELGAIDYLTKPIRPCIVRARVRNHLELKHRGDLLEQLSAQLAHKNRELEVLVREDGLTGIANRRHFDEALRCEIQRAARNGRNLSLIMCDIDHFKRFNDLYGHFAGDKCLQLVGELLKKSFKRAGEVVARYGGEEFAAILPDTSGELAGHLAERLRLELFGQALPHAQSPSGVVTMSLGVTGGLVTRERGVEWFITSADNALYRSKEGGRNRVTVWEDQ; translated from the coding sequence ATGAACCCAGACCGCAGCGAACAAGGGGCAAGACCCAAGATCCTCATCGTGGACGACACCGCGGCCAACATCGAGGTGCTGTACCAGATCCTCAAGGCCGAATACGACATCCTGTTCGCCAAAAGCGGCACCGACGGCCTGCGCATGGCGCGGGAGCAGATGCCTGACCTGGTGCTCCTGGACGTGATGATGCCGGACATGGACGGCTACGAGGTATGCCGGGTGCTGAAACAGGAGCCGGAGACGGCGCGCATCCCGGTGGTGTTCGTGACGGCGATGGACAACGATGAGGACGAGACACGGGGGCTGGAGCTCGGCGCCATCGACTACCTCACCAAGCCGATCCGCCCCTGCATCGTCCGGGCGCGGGTGCGCAACCACCTGGAGCTGAAGCACCGGGGGGACCTGCTGGAGCAGTTGAGCGCGCAACTGGCGCACAAGAACCGGGAGCTGGAGGTGCTGGTGCGGGAGGATGGGCTTACCGGGATCGCCAACCGGCGCCACTTCGACGAGGCGCTGCGCTGTGAGATCCAGCGGGCCGCGCGCAACGGCCGCAACCTCTCCCTCATCATGTGCGACATCGACCACTTCAAGAGGTTCAACGACCTCTACGGCCATTTCGCCGGTGACAAATGCCTGCAGCTGGTGGGGGAGCTTTTGAAGAAGAGCTTCAAGCGTGCCGGCGAGGTGGTGGCGCGCTACGGCGGCGAGGAGTTCGCCGCCATCCTCCCCGACACCAGCGGCGAGCTGGCGGGGCACCTGGCGGAGCGGCTGCGGCTCGAGCTTTTCGGCCAGGCCCTGCCGCACGCCCAGTCCCCGTCCGGGGTGGTGACCATGAGCCTCGGCGTGACGGGGGGGCTCGTGACGCGGGAGCGGGGCGTGGAGTGGTTCATAACCTCAGCCGACAACGCGCTGTACCGCTCCAAGGAGGGGGGGAGAAACCGGGTCACCGTCTGGGAGGATCAGTAG
- a CDS encoding aspartate/glutamate racemase family protein — MKTIGMIGGLGPESTVDYYQCIIGAFRVPGSLAAPEMVIYSVSLQEVMDLAAGREWNHLVYLLVQKVRALHKAGADFAIITANTPHVVFDEIQQKSPIPLISIVTATCDRAKELGVKRVGLLGTKFTMEENFFAPPFAAAGITVAVPSAGDQRYIHDKLMTEIELGIIKDDTRKGLIDIIGRLVLQEKVEAIILGCTELPLILKDGDFDTTFLNTTAIHVESVVRYCREGRTW; from the coding sequence ATGAAGACCATCGGCATGATTGGCGGGCTCGGCCCGGAGTCCACCGTCGACTATTACCAGTGCATCATCGGGGCGTTCCGTGTGCCGGGTAGCCTGGCCGCGCCGGAGATGGTGATCTACAGCGTGAGCCTGCAGGAGGTGATGGACCTGGCCGCCGGACGCGAGTGGAACCACCTGGTCTACCTCCTGGTGCAGAAGGTGAGGGCGCTGCACAAGGCCGGCGCCGACTTCGCCATCATCACCGCGAACACGCCGCACGTCGTCTTCGACGAGATTCAGCAGAAGTCCCCCATCCCGCTCATCAGCATCGTTACCGCCACCTGCGACCGGGCGAAGGAGCTGGGGGTTAAGAGGGTCGGCCTGTTGGGGACGAAGTTCACCATGGAAGAGAACTTCTTCGCTCCTCCCTTCGCGGCGGCGGGGATCACTGTCGCGGTCCCCTCTGCCGGCGACCAGCGCTACATTCACGACAAGCTGATGACGGAGATCGAACTGGGGATCATCAAGGACGACACGAGAAAAGGGCTGATCGACATAATCGGGCGTCTGGTGCTGCAGGAAAAGGTGGAGGCGATCATCCTTGGCTGCACCGAGCTGCCGCTGATACTAAAGGACGGCGACTTCGACACGACCTTTCTCAATACCACGGCGATCCATGTCGAAAGCGTGGTGAGGTATTGCAGGGAAGGGAGGACGTGGTAA